A region of Oncorhynchus masou masou isolate Uvic2021 chromosome 29, UVic_Omas_1.1, whole genome shotgun sequence DNA encodes the following proteins:
- the LOC135521178 gene encoding transcription factor Sp5-like — MAAVAVLRNETLQAFLQDRTPNSSPENCKHSPLALLAATCNRIGHHHGSSPADFLQVPYDTTLGSPSRIFHPWSNEGNPQSTLSSNSTFGLSSKSQLHIQSSFTSHHELPLTPPADPSYPYDFSPVNMLPCSMQSLQSSCPPTYVPAVSYAAPTAMPGFVTGHSGLVHQQQRQLSPSPGEDIPWWSLQQGNHVSHHHSITTQSLGHHRFQLQRGLVMGHTDFAQYQTQIAALLHTKSPLATARRCRRCRCPNCQSSTSNDEPGKKKQHICHIPGCGKVYGKTSHLKAHLRWHSGERPFVCNWLFCGKSFTRSDELQRHLRTHTGEKRFVCPDCCKRFMRSDHLAKHVKTHQNKKNKCHEKTFDHHVKREDMRNV; from the exons ATGGCAGCAGTGGCTGTACTGCGGAATGAAACTCTCCAGGCTTTTCTTCAG GACCGCACTCCTAACTCTTCTCCTGAAAACTGTAAGCACTCTCCACTGGCGCTCTTAGCTGCCACTTGTAACCGGATCGGACACCACCACGGATCAAGTCCGGCGGATTTCCTCCAGGTTCCTTATGACACTACTTTAGGCTCGCCGTCGCGAATTTTTCATCCTTGGAGTAACGAGGGGAATCCTCAAAGCACTCTCTCTAGCAATTCAACTTTTGGACTATCATCTAAATCCCAGCTCCACATTCAAAGTTCATTTACTTCCCACCACGAGCTCCCTCTCACGCCTCCAGCGGACCCTTCATATCCTTATGACTTTTCTCCAGTGAATATGTTACCGTGCTCAATGCAGTCGTTACAGTCCTCTTGCCCACCCACCTACGTCCCTGCTGTATCTTACGCAGCGCCAACTGCCATGCCAGGTTTCGTTACGGGACATTCTGGCCTTGTGCACCAGCAACAGAGGCAGTTGTCCCCTAGCCCAGGGGAGGATATTCCGTGGTGGAGTCTCCAACAGGGAAATCACGTCAGTCATCACCACTCAATCACCACTCAATCCCTTGGCCACCACCGTTTCCAACTGCAGAGGGGCTTGGTGATGGGGCATACAGACTTCGCGCAGTATCAGACTCAAATCGCTGCCCTCCTTCACACAAAGTCCCCCCTCGCAACAGCCCGAAGATGTCGGAGATGCAGGTGTCCAAACTGTCAGTCCTCCACCTCAAACGATGAGCCCGGCAAGAAAAAGCAACACATCTGTCACATACCAGGGTGCGGGAAAGTTTATGGCAAAACTTCCCATCTCAAAGCGCACTTGAGGTGGCACTCGGGAGAGCGTCCATTCGTTTGTAACTGGCTTTTCTGTGGCAAGAGTTTCACCAGGTCGGATGAGCTGCAGAGACACCTGAGGACTCATACTGGGGAGAAGCGCTTTGTTTGTCCAGACTGTTGCAAGAGGTTCATGAGGAGTGACCATTTGGCAAAACATGTCAAAACTcaccaaaacaaaaaaaacaagtgtCATGAGAAGACGTTTGATCATCACGTGAAAAGGGAAGATATGAGGAACGTGTAG